A stretch of the Aegilops tauschii subsp. strangulata cultivar AL8/78 chromosome 4, Aet v6.0, whole genome shotgun sequence genome encodes the following:
- the LOC120963133 gene encoding uncharacterized protein, whose protein sequence is MHAPTPVFMPSLNGHRPDHCSAALQGDCCLLEILLIIKPGLVPPAQQRAMPCDDKCGCAMPCPGGAACRCAGKKQSSGGGAVPVNPAAVAHTTCTCGEHCSCRPCPCGRLGSGDGAGRADCTCGPTCTCVVCTA, encoded by the exons ATGCATGCACCCACGCCCGTCTTCATGCCAAGCTTAAACGGCCATCGACCAGACCACTGCTCTGCCGCTCTGCAAGGTGACTGTTGTCTGCTAGAGATCCTCCTGATAATCAAGCCAGGCCTCGTCCCTCCAGCACAGCAGCGAGCCATGCCCTGCGACGACAAGTGCGGCTGCGCCATGCCGTGCCCGGGCGGCGCCGCCTGCAG GTGCGCCGGGAAGAAGcagagcagcggcggcggggcggtgccGGTGAACCCCGCGGCCGTGGCGCACACCACCTGCACCTGCGGCGAGCACTGCTCCTGCAGGCCGTGCCCCTGCGGCCGGCTCggctccggcgacggcgccgGCAGGGCCGACTGCACCTGCGGCCCCACCTGCACGTGCGTCGTCTGCACCGCCTGA
- the LOC109750338 gene encoding uncharacterized protein: MAAAPSRCLLVTGPPGVGKTTLVMRVLETLRSSHLHLAVRGFYTREVRENGERVGFEVVTLDGRSGPLASSRIRSPESVRWPTVGKYKVDVASLESLALPELQVKEDTDLFIIDEVGKMELFSPAFFPAVMRVMESNIPVLATIPLPRYGRDIPGVARLRNHPGADVFTLNTGNRDTMRESIYNQLSRLMQKRRGQSRPALGDPSSLAIEADCWISPTLATMMQHLDFSQASTSKKWTANSSKRQPGQGFDAPRNSMEFAMEAPHSYGVFQEDVPYSCNSMRQYPRSSSAPIKKLIHEDASFRPNEGHKRVPSVIARLMGMDSPPMNSELTTHLDDARQGMIVARPVPTKHVSFAQQKNPARHMAKQEVYTFDDAGDDEREILAQLTKRSNGGGGDGWSKLVPREHPQEEELQKFKKEFAAWQASKVWEQSRALELDSRHVDDGDGDRSSEIVPYRYHQQDRKGSVGNRRVHDNGSADAHWRRRGKEGGGGGGPSISGSRTFSLTSAGDGSSARLPLSRFYYEEEEKPLSPTRIVILKPCPELSADDVDESSLGSPELMKNENNMEAFLEEVKMRLKIELEGHMAPDDRAADRWPAGSGDVPADPKQIARNIADQIRESVTKEMHHPALLRSESTRSYRSSDVQSQMDYICRDARKQLSDRLRNVLRREPEADQPPPFGSHRRRPAASTPSSSPWDEEPRPKPTSPRRDVARKGDKKIRSKEEKKRAIESSEVRSFRQGWYKSSATAAVVDSSDESASPRNLMRSFSAPVSGNFVKFLSEGEPKVLAGARVQLKHEGHGDYYGGRPSPEEERAPKGRKDGFGIKGKVSNLRQNLGLRAKLFGKKLHSAAADESSSSFFLDDFPPMGTLVTAPSVLIHPGVLQENSTEVPPSPASWCSSPPDDMMIRGGYPSPVSPLEASFGEHRSPLKPAASSSASEPGNSCLEQDQAEEIPQASPAVQDDDDDDTAEMDHPTKAFIRTVLVVAGMYGQNSGDHLSLTCQPIKPIPKWAFEQVTSSTPPPEAASVHDVDHRLLFDLINEALPGAARGSTTLCVFSKWYAAPPRRASADRRLLDGLWRSVQTWLEPPSVDDDVNSVDGLIGRDMGVSPWSGVFRDDVDGIAEEMEAEILSELVDETLWDVLLNVGD, translated from the exons atGGCCGCCGCGCCATCGAGATGTCTCCTCGTCACCGGCCCACCG GGCGTGGGGAAGACGACGCTGGTCATGCGGGTGCTCGAAACCCTCAGGTCGTCCCACCTGCACCTCGCCGTCCGCGGCTTCTACACCC GGGAGGTGAGGGAGAATGGGGAGCGGGTCGGGTTCGAGGTCGTGACGCTTGACGGGCGAAGCGGACCGCTTGCATCCTCCAGGATTAGAAG CCCTGAGTCTGTTAGATGGCCTACTGTTGGGAAGTACAAAGTAGATGTAGCATCTTTGGAATCGCTAGCATTGCCTGAGTTGCAG GTCAAAGAAGACACAGATCTCTTCATCATTGATGAAGTGGGTAAAATGGAGTTGTTCAGTCCAGCATTTTTCCCTGCTGTGATGAGAGTTATGGAGTCCAACATCCCTGTGCTGGCCACCATACCACTACCAAGATATGGCAGAGACATTCCTGGAG TCGCAAGGTTGAGGAATCATCCTGGAGCAGATGTTTTCACCTTAAATACTGGCAACAGGGATACCATGAGAGAGAGTATCTACAATCAGTTGAGCAGATTGATGCAGAAGAGG CGAGGTCAATCCCGCCCGGCCCTCGGAGATCCTAGTAGCCTCGCCATCGAAGCAGACTGCTGGATCTCTCCGACACTTGCGACCATGATGCAGCACCTGGACTTCTCCCAGGCCAGCACCTCCAAGAAGTGGACGGCCAACAGCAGCAAGAGGCAGCCGGGCCAAg GGTTCGATGCTCCGAGGAACAGCATGGAGTTCGCCATGGAGGCGCCCCACAGCTACGGCGTCTTCCAAGAGGACGTCCCG TACTCCTGCAACAGCATGAGGCAGTACCCAAGATCCTCCTCGGCcccgatcaagaagctgatccATGAGGACGCGTCCTTCCGGCCCAACGAAGGGCACAAGAGAGTGCCCAGCGTCATTGCCAGGTTGATGGGCATGGACTCGCCGCCGATGAACTCCGAGCTCACCACCCACCTGGATGATGCCAGGCAGGGGATGATCGTCGCGAGGCCGGTGCCCACCAAGCATGTCTCCTTCGCGCAGCAGAAGAATCCTGCCCGGCATATGGCGAAACAGGAAGTTTACACCTTCGACGACGCCGGGGATGACGAGAGGGAGATTCTTGCTCAGCTGACCAAGAGGAGtaatggtggtggtggtgatgggTGGAGCAAGCTGGTGCCGCGGGAGCACCCGCAGGAGGAGGAGCTGCAGAAGTTCAAGAAGGAGTTCGCGGCCTGGCAGGCCAGCAAGGTGTGGGAGCAGTCCAGAGCTCTGGAGCTGGACAGCCGGCAcgttgacgacggcgacggcgataGGTCCTCGGAGATCGTGCCGTACAGGTACCACCAGCAGGATCGCAAAGGGAGTGTTGGCAACAGGCGCGTGCACGACAATGGCAGTGCCGACGCGCATTGGAGAAGGAGGGGCAaggagggtggcggcggcggcggcccgtcGATCTCTGGCAGCCGGACGTTCTCTCTGACGAGCGCGGGTGATGGTTCTTCCGCGAGGCTGCCGCTCTCGAGATTCTATtacgaggaggaggagaagccGCTGTCGCCGACGAGGATCGTGATCCTGAAGCCCTGCCCGGAGCTGAGCGCAGACGACGTCGACGAGTCGTCGCTGGGCTCGCCGGAGCTGATGAAGAACGAGAACAACATGGAGGCGTTCCTGGAGGAGGTGAAGATGCGGCTCAAGATCGAGCTCGAAGGGCACATGGCCCCAGacgacagggcggccgaccggtgGCCCGCCGGCAGCGGCGACGTCCCCGCCGACCCGAAGCAGATCGCGCGGAACATCGCCGACCAGATCAGGGAGAGCGTCACCAAGGAAATGCACCACCCAGCGCTGCTGCGCTCGGAGTCAACGCGGTCGTACCGCAGCAGCGACGTGCAGAGCCAGATGGACTACATCTGCAGAGACGCCAGGAAGCAGCTCTCGGACCGGCTGAGGAACGTGCTCAGGAGGGAGCCGGAGGCCGACCAGCCGCCGCCGTTCGGCTCTCACCGGAGACGGCCGGCCGCGTCGACGCCGTCGTCTTCTCCTTGGGACGAAGAGCCGCGGCCGAAGCCGACGAGTCCGAGGCGCGACGTGGCGAGGAAGGGCGACAAGAAGATCAGGAGCAAGGAGGAGAAGAAGCGCGCGATCGAGTCATCCGAAGTCCGGTCCTTCAGACAAGGGTGGTACAAGAGCTCGGCTACCGCGGCGGTCGTCGACTCCTCCGATGAGTCGGCGTCGCCGAGGAACCTGATGAGGTCGTTCTCGGCGCCGGTGTCCGGGAACTTCGTGAAGTTCCTTTCGGAGGGGGAACCAAAAGTGCTCGCCGGAGCGCGGGTGCAGCTGAAGCACGAGGGACACGGGGACTACTACGGCGGGCGgccgtcgccggaggaggagagggcgccGAAAGGGAGGAAGGACGGGTTTGGCATCAAGGGGAAGGTGTCCAACCTGCGGCAGAACCTCGGGCTTAGAGCGAAGCTTTTTGGCAAGAAGCtccactccgccgccgccgacgagtcGTCATCGTCGTTCTTCCTCGACGACTTCCCGCCGATGGGCACGCTGGTCACTGCCCCCTCCGTCCTCATCCACCCCGGCGTCCTGCAG GAGAACTCCACGGAGGTGCCGCCGAGCCCGGCGTCGTGGTGCAGCAGCCCGCCGGATGACATGATGATCCGGGGAGGTTACCCGAGCCCCGTATCGCCATTGGAGGCTTCCTTCGGCGAGCACCGGTCTCCGTTGAAGCCGGCGGCGAGCTCAAGTGCTTCTG AACCAGGCAATTCATGTCTGGAGCAAGATCAAGCTGAAGAAATCCCACAAGCAAGTCCAGCAGTCCAGGACGATGATGACGACGACACGGCCGAGATGGATCACCCGACAAAAGCTTTCATCAGAACCGTCCTCGTCGTCGCCGGCATGTACGGCCAGAACTCCGGCGATCACCTCTCATTAACCTGCCAACCGATCAAGCCGATCCCCAAGTGGGCGTTCGAGCAAGTCACCTCCTCGACACCACCTCCGGAAGCCGCTTCCGTCCATGACGTGGACCACCGCCTCCTCTTCGACCTGATAAACGAGGCGCTGCCCGGAGCCGCCCGGGGCTCGACGACACTGTGCGTGTTCAGCAAGTGGTACGCGGCGCCGCCGAGAAGAGCGTCTGCTGACAGGAGGCTGCTCGACGGGCTGTGGAGATCCGTGCAGACGTGGCTGGAGCCGCCGAGCGTGGACGACGACGTGAACTCGGTGGACGGGCTCATCGGCCGCGACATGGGGGTGTCCCCCTGGAGCGGCGTGTTCCGCGACGACGTCGACGGGATCGCCGAGGAGATGGAGGCGGAGATCCTGTCGGAGCTCGTCGACGAGACGCTGTGGGACGTGCTGCTCAACGTAGGGGACTGA